The following proteins are co-located in the Clostridiales bacterium genome:
- a CDS encoding molybdopterin-dependent oxidoreductase, whose translation MGKMYEVSNKYHEYKDYTREFTEVGRSIPRLDGAAKVTGKVQYTDDLVLPRMAYGKILRSPHAHAIIKSIDFSEALKLDGVYDVITGADCPIAYGIVPHNANEHALAVGKVRNWGEGVAAVAARDEATAEKALELIKVEYEVLEALVDPREALKRDDLRIHEDAPNNIAYEGVQVYGEPEKALEESDYVLEQEYYSSYVNHAFVEPQSAIADFDNNTGQLHLYATCQVPHYTHQQLSKVLEMPMNKIRITVPLIGGGFGGKGVASQADFCSAILSRKIGRPVKITYERSEVFATNNGRHPCYMKFKMGFDKDGKITAVDFNNIMEGGAYAGWGIVVLFYTASMVHIPYMVPNVRFEGKRVYTNKPTCGAHRGLGGVQPRFAMEQMLDQAAAHFGMSPYEIRKLNAAESGYTAKSLMYVPHTEYKKCLDDVVQRSGYLEKHGKLPYGKGIGLSGGYYISGTSYTLYLSYKPHTVATIKIDEENGATVFCGATDIGQGVDTVMAQMAAETLGIKTEDVKVIPRDTQISTFDLGTFASRLTFATGWAIRKAAEKVNAELFPVAASMLKCRGEEIAVKDGMFYSVYEKKKKNIPWSDVVTMYIESNGPLTCTGQFTPPRRKGIQQGGNIGHSPTFGFSAQIAEVDVDLETGKVHVTKITEAGDCGQPINPMSVEGQVHGSIQMGMGQALYEEMKIAPDGKFINPSFHDYKLPTSMDMPEIDASIVEAFDPSAPYGGKESGEGPIQPTAPAIFNAVYDAIGVRFTEMPLTPEKVLNAIKANKAK comes from the coding sequence ATGGGAAAAATGTATGAAGTTTCAAACAAATATCATGAATATAAAGATTACACCAGAGAATTCACCGAAGTTGGCAGAAGCATTCCACGTCTTGACGGTGCTGCTAAGGTAACTGGTAAGGTACAATATACCGACGATTTGGTACTTCCTAGAATGGCTTACGGAAAAATTCTGAGAAGTCCTCATGCTCATGCAATTATCAAAAGCATCGACTTCAGTGAAGCATTAAAGCTGGACGGCGTTTACGACGTTATCACAGGAGCAGACTGCCCCATCGCTTACGGAATCGTACCCCACAATGCCAATGAGCATGCTCTGGCAGTAGGCAAGGTAAGAAACTGGGGTGAAGGCGTTGCTGCTGTAGCTGCAAGAGACGAAGCAACTGCTGAAAAGGCGCTTGAGTTGATTAAGGTAGAATATGAAGTACTGGAAGCACTCGTTGATCCAAGAGAAGCACTGAAGAGAGACGATCTCAGGATCCATGAAGATGCGCCCAACAATATTGCATATGAAGGTGTTCAGGTTTACGGAGAGCCGGAAAAAGCGCTGGAAGAATCTGATTATGTCCTGGAACAGGAGTATTATTCCTCCTATGTAAACCATGCATTTGTGGAACCACAGTCAGCCATCGCAGACTTTGACAACAACACAGGACAGCTGCATCTGTATGCTACTTGTCAGGTTCCCCACTATACTCATCAGCAGCTTTCCAAGGTTCTGGAAATGCCAATGAATAAAATCCGAATCACCGTTCCGCTCATCGGCGGCGGCTTCGGCGGAAAAGGCGTAGCTTCTCAGGCGGATTTCTGCTCTGCGATCCTGTCAAGAAAGATTGGCAGACCTGTAAAGATTACCTATGAGAGAAGTGAAGTTTTTGCAACAAACAATGGACGTCACCCATGCTATATGAAATTTAAGATGGGCTTTGATAAGGACGGAAAGATTACTGCTGTTGACTTCAACAATATCATGGAAGGCGGCGCATACGCAGGCTGGGGTATCGTAGTTCTGTTCTACACAGCATCCATGGTTCACATCCCATACATGGTCCCCAATGTAAGATTTGAAGGGAAGAGAGTCTATACAAACAAGCCTACCTGCGGAGCACATCGTGGACTAGGAGGCGTACAGCCTAGGTTTGCCATGGAGCAGATGCTTGATCAGGCAGCAGCTCATTTTGGAATGAGCCCTTATGAAATCAGAAAACTGAATGCAGCAGAGTCCGGATATACAGCGAAGAGTCTGATGTACGTTCCTCATACTGAGTACAAAAAGTGCCTGGATGATGTTGTACAGCGGTCCGGTTATCTTGAGAAGCACGGAAAGCTTCCTTATGGGAAGGGCATTGGCCTGTCCGGCGGATACTACATCTCCGGAACATCCTATACCCTGTACCTTTCTTATAAACCCCACACCGTGGCTACCATCAAGATCGATGAAGAAAACGGCGCTACCGTATTCTGCGGCGCTACCGATATCGGTCAGGGTGTAGATACCGTCATGGCTCAGATGGCAGCGGAAACCTTAGGCATCAAGACTGAGGATGTTAAGGTAATCCCAAGAGATACCCAGATTTCAACCTTCGACCTGGGTACCTTTGCAAGCCGTCTGACCTTCGCAACGGGCTGGGCTATCAGGAAAGCTGCAGAAAAGGTCAATGCAGAACTGTTCCCTGTTGCCGCTTCCATGTTGAAGTGCAGAGGAGAAGAAATTGCAGTTAAGGATGGAATGTTCTATTCCGTATATGAAAAGAAAAAGAAGAATATTCCTTGGAGTGATGTCGTTACCATGTACATCGAGTCCAATGGGCCGTTGACTTGCACAGGACAATTTACTCCTCCAAGAAGAAAGGGTATCCAGCAGGGCGGAAATATCGGACATTCACCGACCTTCGGATTCAGCGCTCAGATTGCGGAAGTAGATGTGGATCTGGAAACCGGTAAAGTTCATGTTACGAAGATCACAGAAGCAGGCGACTGCGGACAGCCAATCAATCCTATGAGCGTAGAGGGACAGGTTCACGGCTCCATCCAGATGGGTATGGGTCAGGCGCTTTATGAAGAAATGAAGATCGCACCAGACGGAAAATTCATCAACCCATCCTTCCACGATTACAAGCTGCCGACTTCCATGGATATGCCGGAAATCGATGCCAGCATTGTGGAAGCCTTCGATCCTTCTGCTCCATACGGGGGAAAGGAATCTGGAGAAGGTCCGATTCAGCCAACTGCACCTGCTATCTTCAATGCAGTCTATGACGCCATTGGAGTCAGATTTACTGAGATGCCGCTGACACCAGAAAAGGTGCTCAATGCCATCAAAGCAAATAAGGCAAAATAA
- a CDS encoding (2Fe-2S)-binding protein: protein MNKQLITLDINDQLYQVAVTPMDILVDVIRKEVGLTGTKKGCGQGDCGACTVLIDGKPQLGCLKLAIACQGKKITTIEGIADPVTGELHPLQKSFLDHGAVQCGFCTPGMILSSKALVDSTPNPTIDEIKRTLAGNTCRCTGYILIFEAIEAYVKARAEAEVK, encoded by the coding sequence ATGAATAAACAGTTAATCACTTTAGATATCAACGACCAGCTTTATCAGGTAGCGGTAACACCAATGGATATTCTGGTGGATGTCATCAGAAAAGAAGTAGGTCTCACCGGTACGAAAAAGGGCTGCGGCCAGGGTGACTGCGGAGCTTGTACCGTCCTCATCGACGGAAAACCACAGCTCGGCTGCCTGAAGCTTGCAATCGCATGTCAGGGAAAGAAAATTACTACCATTGAAGGTATTGCTGATCCTGTAACAGGAGAACTCCATCCCCTTCAGAAATCCTTCCTGGATCACGGAGCAGTACAGTGCGGATTCTGTACCCCCGGAATGATTCTTTCCTCTAAAGCACTGGTGGATTCCACACCGAATCCAACCATTGACGAAATCAAACGCACACTGGCCGGAAATACCTGCCGCTGCACAGGATATATTCTGATCTTTGAAGCAATCGAGGCTTATGTCAAGGCTCGCGCAGAAGCGGAGGTGAAATAA
- a CDS encoding xanthine dehydrogenase family protein subunit M has translation MNILHDFDYYAPKTKGEALELTKSLGSSAKVLAGGTDLIIMMKEKMIKPEAIIDISGLEELKGIVCKDGQGAEIGACTTISEIEFSKDLAKKYSALTYAAGELGSNQVRVMATLGGNCCHSSPAAETPTPLSALGAKVVISGLEGERELPMEDFIQGNRKNDLQLGEIVSKFVLPEPAPKSACRYGYIGLRNAMEIDAVNMAVNITLEDDGAKIKDVKLVMGSVSPRPLVSELVPGLLKGTELTEELIVKAGEAAQSEAKPISDVRASAEYRKDVVGALARRLVKEAYEAAKEA, from the coding sequence TTGAATATTTTACATGATTTTGACTATTATGCGCCAAAAACCAAAGGCGAAGCACTGGAACTGACGAAAAGTCTGGGAAGCAGCGCAAAGGTACTGGCAGGAGGAACAGATTTGATCATCATGATGAAAGAAAAGATGATCAAACCAGAAGCAATCATTGACATCAGCGGCCTTGAGGAGCTGAAAGGAATTGTTTGCAAAGACGGGCAGGGAGCCGAAATCGGAGCCTGCACCACAATCTCAGAAATTGAATTCTCAAAAGATCTGGCTAAGAAGTACAGTGCATTGACCTACGCGGCAGGCGAACTGGGTTCAAACCAGGTAAGAGTAATGGCTACTCTTGGCGGCAATTGCTGTCATTCTTCTCCAGCAGCGGAAACGCCTACTCCATTGTCTGCACTGGGTGCTAAGGTTGTGATCAGCGGTCTTGAAGGAGAAAGAGAACTTCCAATGGAAGACTTTATCCAGGGAAATCGTAAAAATGATCTTCAGCTGGGAGAAATCGTCAGCAAGTTCGTACTTCCCGAACCGGCTCCAAAATCCGCTTGTCGGTATGGATACATCGGTCTGAGAAATGCTATGGAAATCGATGCTGTAAACATGGCAGTCAATATCACGCTTGAAGATGATGGAGCAAAGATCAAAGATGTGAAATTGGTCATGGGTTCCGTATCTCCAAGACCCCTTGTTTCAGAATTGGTTCCTGGTCTCTTAAAAGGAACAGAGCTGACAGAAGAACTCATCGTAAAAGCCGGAGAAGCTGCTCAGAGTGAGGCGAAGCCCATTTCAGACGTAAGAGCTTCTGCAGAATACAGAAAAGATGTGGTTGGTGCATTGGCTAGAAGATTGGTCAAAGAAGCATATGAAGCTGCAAAGGAGGCGTAA
- a CDS encoding acyl-CoA dehydrogenase — MNFELTKEQQMIKKSASDFAVSVLEPIAYEDDRSGEFPAAAIKKMAEHDFLGMTVPEEFGGLGSDFVSVALVTEALAKENAAAAAIAVTHVVLAAQTIAKYGSDDQKKKWLPLMKSGEALGGYGFAEPGAGLGSGAEKLTAVKSGDGYELNGKKTYVANGGAAQIYVVIAQTDEEAGPKGFSAFLVEGTAVKATKSIDKLGLRAFPTAELEFAGAKAELLGTENQGAQIAAEIQARADIAYAAMAAGISEKMLDASTNHCKTRVQFGAPVGRLQAVQWLLAEIASSVHMIKMAAYGSAACVDQGGDYFLEAAYTKMYAMKAGVDAGMNAVQIHGGVGYSREGKIERYFRDIRGTFLVENANEFPQKVIAGALLK, encoded by the coding sequence ATGAACTTTGAACTGACAAAGGAACAGCAAATGATAAAGAAAAGTGCGTCTGACTTTGCGGTATCCGTGCTTGAACCCATCGCTTATGAAGACGACAGAAGCGGAGAATTTCCGGCAGCGGCGATCAAGAAAATGGCAGAACACGATTTTCTTGGGATGACCGTTCCGGAAGAATTCGGAGGTCTTGGTTCGGATTTTGTCAGCGTGGCTCTTGTGACAGAAGCGCTAGCAAAAGAAAACGCAGCTGCTGCAGCCATTGCTGTAACCCATGTTGTACTCGCAGCGCAGACCATTGCCAAGTACGGCAGCGATGATCAGAAAAAGAAGTGGCTTCCCTTGATGAAAAGCGGAGAAGCGCTTGGTGGCTATGGCTTTGCGGAGCCGGGAGCAGGACTTGGCAGCGGAGCAGAAAAGTTAACAGCAGTGAAGAGTGGCGATGGTTATGAATTGAACGGAAAAAAGACCTATGTAGCCAATGGTGGAGCAGCTCAGATCTACGTTGTCATTGCACAGACAGACGAAGAAGCGGGACCGAAAGGTTTTTCCGCATTTCTAGTAGAAGGCACTGCCGTCAAGGCAACAAAATCCATTGATAAATTAGGTCTCAGAGCATTCCCTACAGCGGAGCTCGAATTTGCAGGTGCAAAAGCGGAGCTTCTAGGCACGGAAAACCAAGGGGCACAAATTGCTGCTGAGATTCAGGCAAGAGCAGATATCGCTTATGCTGCTATGGCTGCGGGAATCAGTGAGAAAATGCTGGACGCTTCTACGAACCATTGTAAGACAAGAGTTCAGTTTGGCGCTCCCGTTGGAAGGCTTCAGGCAGTCCAGTGGCTCCTTGCAGAAATCGCATCCAGCGTGCATATGATCAAGATGGCAGCTTATGGTTCCGCAGCTTGTGTGGATCAGGGAGGCGACTATTTCCTGGAAGCGGCTTATACGAAGATGTATGCCATGAAAGCCGGTGTTGATGCCGGAATGAATGCAGTACAGATTCACGGGGGAGTCGGCTACAGCAGAGAAGGTAAGATTGAGCGGTACTTCAGAGATATCAGAGGAACATTCCTCGTAGAAAACGCCAATGAATTCCCGCAGAAGGTAATCGCAGGAGCTTTATTAAAATAG
- a CDS encoding acyl-CoA dehydrogenase translates to MFDYTAGQLELQQKVRNFVSEHVTPNLSIIDSGDVPESIFKAWYQTGLVCLVAPKAVGGIELDTKSCAIIMEELALGDVGLATAFGANNLGSYPLLIAGTLEQQKQHFGPILEGKYGAFALTEAGAGSDAGAVATTAVKKGDEYILNGSKCYITQGGHAIDMESSLVVFASTDRTLGSKGLSAFLVKGGTPGLRVGKIEDKMGIRGSQTVELVIEDLRVPASALLGAEGDGMKIAMKTLDSGRLMVAAQSIGCGQAALNAAVRYVKGRMDGGKPLAKQQAVTFKLAEMEAQVEAARQLVHRGTVLKDNKQPYSHHSAIAKLFATDMAMKVALDAMDIMGTYGYTKDSEIEKIWRDARILSIYEGTNQIQRLVIAGGLLRS, encoded by the coding sequence ATGTTTGATTACACAGCCGGTCAATTAGAGCTGCAGCAGAAGGTTCGCAACTTTGTATCGGAGCATGTAACACCAAACCTGAGCATCATTGATTCCGGCGATGTGCCTGAGTCAATCTTCAAGGCTTGGTATCAGACAGGTTTGGTCTGTCTGGTGGCACCGAAAGCCGTTGGAGGAATTGAACTGGATACGAAGAGCTGCGCCATCATCATGGAAGAGCTGGCGTTAGGGGACGTGGGACTTGCAACCGCTTTCGGCGCAAACAATCTGGGATCTTATCCCTTGCTGATCGCAGGAACTCTGGAGCAGCAAAAGCAGCATTTCGGACCGATTCTGGAAGGAAAATATGGAGCATTTGCTCTGACTGAGGCTGGTGCAGGATCCGATGCCGGCGCTGTAGCTACTACAGCGGTCAAAAAAGGAGACGAGTACATACTGAACGGTTCCAAGTGTTACATTACCCAGGGTGGCCATGCCATCGATATGGAATCCTCTCTGGTGGTATTTGCTTCTACGGATCGAACCCTGGGCAGCAAAGGTCTGAGTGCGTTTCTAGTAAAGGGCGGAACTCCAGGATTAAGAGTCGGCAAAATTGAAGACAAGATGGGAATCAGAGGTTCGCAGACTGTAGAACTGGTCATTGAAGATCTGAGAGTTCCTGCTTCAGCACTGCTGGGCGCAGAGGGAGACGGAATGAAGATCGCAATGAAGACCCTTGACTCAGGAAGACTCATGGTAGCTGCTCAGTCCATCGGTTGTGGTCAGGCTGCATTAAATGCCGCCGTACGCTACGTTAAGGGCCGCATGGATGGAGGAAAGCCACTTGCAAAGCAACAGGCTGTCACCTTTAAGCTGGCTGAAATGGAAGCTCAGGTAGAAGCTGCAAGACAGCTGGTACATAGAGGAACAGTGCTCAAGGACAACAAGCAGCCATATTCTCATCACTCTGCCATTGCCAAGCTGTTTGCAACCGACATGGCTATGAAGGTAGCACTGGATGCAATGGATATTATGGGAACCTACGGTTATACAAAGGATTCGGAAATCGAAAAAATCTGGAGAGACGCAAGAATTCTTTCCATCTACGAAGGCACAAACCAGATACAGAGACTGGTTATCGCCGGCGGATTGCTAAGATCGTAA
- a CDS encoding AAA family ATPase, whose protein sequence is MAILHEKCVELIFEQAGIIAVTDKYAKYIYVNKRWEEDTGIPRDVAIGSFNHDLIEGSRAITAIKTGKAVSGDVFIKTRNGKDLPGIMTYMPIFNGDDVVGCFISSSFLSVDQAYAFLEKMESITAEYEFLKGELKKRSGARYCVEDIIGESDAIKHLKEQIYFAGSSNSTVLIKGETGTGKELVAHSIHSCSTRSIFSFVKVNCSAIPENLLESEFFGYEEGTFTGGKKGGKRGKFEKAHLGSIFLDEINHLHLSMQPKLLRVLQEKEVERLGTSESISVDARVIAATNVSLQEMIREGMFREDLYYRLNIMTISIPPLRKRREDIPLLTDAFIQKLSKQMGRNIKGITKEAMSYLQNKDWPGNVRELQNVIERAINASRRDVLDLSAFAVEDHLEDRDQMDFSNLRRSDYEDINKPLIERKSSLEKEAILKTLDLCEQNKSKAARMLNISRTLLYKKLEKYKIDI, encoded by the coding sequence ATGGCCATATTACATGAAAAGTGCGTAGAACTTATCTTTGAACAGGCTGGTATCATAGCAGTCACCGATAAGTATGCAAAATACATATACGTGAATAAACGATGGGAAGAAGATACCGGTATTCCCCGGGATGTCGCCATCGGGAGCTTTAACCATGATCTAATTGAAGGATCACGGGCAATCACTGCGATCAAAACTGGGAAAGCGGTAAGCGGAGACGTATTTATCAAGACTAGGAACGGCAAGGATTTACCGGGAATTATGACCTACATGCCTATCTTTAACGGAGATGATGTGGTCGGATGTTTTATTTCTTCAAGCTTTCTGAGTGTTGATCAGGCTTATGCTTTTCTGGAAAAAATGGAATCCATTACAGCAGAGTACGAGTTCCTCAAAGGCGAATTAAAAAAACGAAGCGGCGCTAGATACTGCGTTGAGGATATTATCGGTGAAAGCGATGCGATCAAGCATCTGAAGGAGCAGATTTATTTCGCTGGCTCGTCCAACTCCACGGTGCTGATCAAAGGAGAAACCGGAACGGGAAAAGAACTGGTTGCCCACTCCATACATAGCTGCAGTACGAGAAGCATCTTTTCTTTCGTAAAAGTGAATTGTTCCGCTATTCCGGAAAATCTTCTGGAATCAGAATTCTTCGGTTATGAGGAAGGAACCTTCACAGGCGGGAAAAAGGGCGGAAAACGCGGCAAGTTTGAAAAAGCGCATCTCGGTTCTATTTTTCTCGATGAGATCAATCACCTTCACTTATCCATGCAGCCCAAGCTTCTTCGGGTTCTTCAGGAAAAGGAGGTTGAACGGCTGGGCACAAGCGAAAGTATTTCTGTTGATGCAAGGGTTATCGCTGCCACAAACGTCTCCCTTCAGGAAATGATCCGGGAAGGAATGTTTCGTGAAGATCTCTATTATCGACTGAATATCATGACCATTTCCATTCCGCCTCTTAGAAAGCGGAGAGAGGATATTCCTCTGCTCACAGATGCGTTCATACAAAAACTGAGCAAACAGATGGGGAGAAATATCAAAGGCATAACGAAGGAAGCAATGTCGTACCTCCAAAACAAAGACTGGCCTGGCAATGTGAGAGAACTGCAGAACGTGATCGAAAGAGCAATTAACGCATCTCGCAGGGATGTTCTGGATCTGTCTGCTTTTGCGGTGGAAGATCACCTTGAAGATCGGGATCAGATGGACTTTTCCAACCTGCGAAGATCAGATTATGAGGATATTAACAAACCGCTTATCGAACGAAAAAGCTCCCTGGAAAAAGAAGCGATCCTAAAGACCCTTGATCTTTGCGAACAGAATAAGAGCAAAGCCGCCAGGATGCTGAATATTTCGAGGACGCTCCTTTATAAAAAGCTTGAAAAATATAAGATTGACATATGA
- a CDS encoding MBL fold metallo-hydrolase yields the protein MNNAEERFQFPVDIKRVTAGPGGEVFLVIGRKMTAVVDCGMAFCGERLVENTKKALGGRKLDYILLTHSHYDHMGGLPYLKKEWPEAVSVGAQHAQNVLNKQSARNVIRELSLAAGEMYRHSQQLSAYGLESEDIAVTYDDRDVSVDRVVVEGDQIELGGMTFQVLETPGHTDCSISYYLLEKGILFLSETMGCLTPDGDIMLAMLKGYGQTVRSIEKGRQLMPDCIIAPHYGKVSDSLIKNYWNSVKEKADEYRTFILDRYQSGLSEDTIYEEYKSEYWHNITKNQQPLEAFEINGRLIIKAMIRDQSEYL from the coding sequence ATGAACAATGCGGAGGAACGATTTCAATTTCCAGTTGATATCAAGAGAGTGACTGCCGGACCGGGCGGAGAAGTGTTTCTCGTCATCGGAAGAAAAATGACGGCGGTTGTTGATTGCGGAATGGCATTCTGCGGTGAACGTCTTGTGGAAAATACTAAGAAAGCACTCGGCGGGCGAAAGCTGGATTATATTTTATTAACCCATAGTCATTATGACCATATGGGAGGATTGCCCTATCTAAAAAAGGAGTGGCCGGAAGCGGTTTCTGTCGGAGCGCAGCATGCACAGAACGTCCTAAATAAGCAGAGTGCAAGGAACGTCATTCGGGAATTATCCTTGGCAGCAGGTGAAATGTACCGCCATTCACAGCAACTTTCAGCATACGGACTGGAATCCGAAGACATTGCTGTTACTTATGATGATCGGGATGTTTCTGTGGATCGAGTGGTGGTAGAGGGCGATCAAATAGAGCTTGGCGGCATGACCTTTCAGGTTCTCGAAACGCCAGGTCATACGGATTGTTCCATCAGTTACTATCTTTTGGAGAAAGGCATATTGTTTTTGTCAGAAACCATGGGATGCCTGACTCCAGATGGAGATATTATGCTTGCTATGCTGAAGGGATACGGACAAACCGTAAGATCCATTGAAAAGGGACGGCAGCTTATGCCCGATTGTATTATTGCGCCCCATTACGGTAAAGTATCGGATTCCTTAATCAAAAACTATTGGAACAGTGTAAAAGAGAAGGCAGACGAATATCGAACTTTTATTTTGGATCGCTATCAATCGGGGCTGTCAGAGGACACGATCTATGAAGAATATAAGTCTGAATACTGGCATAATATTACAAAAAACCAGCAGCCGCTGGAAGCCTTTGAAATCAATGGAAGACTAATTATCAAGGCGATGATTCGTGATCAAAGTGAATACTTGTGA
- the rarD gene encoding EamA family transporter RarD translates to MNLKQENEYIKTQEAEHFSASLNHAMERGTDRERTFIRIRNFFRRPSRQGAAFAILCAVLWGVLPIYWKSLSSIDPILILFYRILLAFLYALTLGLCIYKREGLLKPLKQKGVMGTFFFSGLLISMNWGIYIWAVNNGFLIQTSIGYYIEPLIVGIFGVAFFKEKISSFKLAAFGFACAGVAVILVYYRQIPGIALTLALSFAMYAAIKKRYQLDAVLALLYETMLLVPIAFGMILYFELTGRGAFANAQPYQWGLLALAGILTGTPLLFFAMAANRVSLITLGVTEYISPSLTLLIGIFLYHERFEGVQLVTFTLIWIGLAVFTAGEIRESRKTVEVPKHGAEESIHRSD, encoded by the coding sequence TTGAATTTAAAACAAGAGAACGAATATATCAAAACTCAAGAGGCGGAGCATTTTTCCGCCTCTTTGAATCATGCTATGGAAAGAGGAACAGACCGAGAGCGGACATTCATCAGAATACGAAATTTTTTCAGGAGGCCAAGCAGGCAAGGTGCTGCATTTGCGATCCTTTGTGCTGTGCTCTGGGGTGTTCTTCCAATTTATTGGAAGTCCTTGTCCTCCATTGATCCGATCCTGATTCTCTTTTATAGAATCCTCCTTGCATTTCTTTATGCGCTAACATTAGGACTGTGCATTTATAAACGTGAGGGTTTGCTCAAGCCACTGAAGCAAAAAGGGGTCATGGGTACTTTCTTCTTTTCAGGATTGTTAATCTCCATGAATTGGGGCATCTATATCTGGGCAGTAAACAATGGCTTTCTGATACAGACCAGCATTGGCTATTACATTGAGCCTTTGATTGTTGGGATTTTCGGTGTTGCATTTTTTAAGGAAAAGATCAGCTCATTTAAGCTGGCAGCCTTTGGCTTTGCATGTGCAGGTGTTGCCGTCATCTTGGTGTATTATAGACAAATACCGGGAATTGCCCTAACCCTTGCCCTATCCTTTGCTATGTATGCCGCAATTAAAAAGAGATATCAGCTTGATGCGGTGCTTGCATTGCTTTATGAAACCATGCTTCTGGTTCCCATCGCTTTTGGGATGATTCTTTATTTTGAATTGACCGGAAGGGGAGCTTTTGCAAACGCTCAGCCCTACCAATGGGGGCTGCTGGCTCTCGCTGGTATTTTGACCGGAACACCGCTGCTCTTCTTTGCTATGGCTGCAAACAGAGTAAGCCTGATCACACTGGGAGTGACAGAGTACATCTCTCCGTCGCTCACCTTACTCATTGGAATCTTTCTGTATCATGAGCGATTTGAAGGAGTTCAGCTGGTTACGTTTACCCTGATCTGGATTGGACTTGCTGTTTTCACAGCAGGTGAAATCAGAGAAAGCAGAAAAACTGTTGAGGTTCCCAAGCATGGGGCCGAAGAATCGATTCATAGGAGTGACTGA